A single region of the Kryptolebias marmoratus isolate JLee-2015 linkage group LG10, ASM164957v2, whole genome shotgun sequence genome encodes:
- the rab11fip5a gene encoding uncharacterized protein rab11fip5a isoform X1: protein MSSLTVEEDQKWLPTHVQVTVLRARGLRGKGKHGTSDVYTIIQLGKEKYSTGVAEKTTEPEWREECSFELLPGVLESGERGGHPAGSTELVLTVMHRALMGLDVFLGQAGIQLDKLFQESRCVKNEWYRLNSKTGKKEKERGDIQVTIQFTRNNLTASMYDLVMKDKGASTFSKLKERMRGKRRSSEDDSSSSVLPGGGYGSLYRMRQRLPSDGGGEEDYEDDEGGEVRRSKMRTFFLRGKLRKSSDTRSSTSLGSESSESSSRGGSLSPTAGISVVVSDLSNSPSNSSNFTADNSPEHTTNTSPKSSSLKCEFGHETSEVIIAVPQPTVCVNESHAYVKPLDQGSGKPAGSLGLGLLQKSLPLSVSLQNLSTRACSDLPKGLVGDGRRWSFDRPGEEEKAAIAAALEKSGPKQGEEEEWLKQKSASTSSALKAESETQGKKQRKNLFSHGRGESGGKGQSRSKDESEQVSAASQEKHKGWFGSKDPHSKPSLVVFTKLEPSTDPKPPPFLPSHHPLGPLVDSASVISTLHHINPFCHSQTALLLISPCNPFYSLQQHNPFYEDILTTQLLKTSPPPLPYLSSSRPPITLLFPQPSNPILTHDNPAVEDIIMDTDPNSKVTSKVEERPLSPVPMERKEPLCQKSSNPFMSDPDSEWNENFAAFAACRLHSTEDLTTECRTQQNAVSDHPLEHYYNKSELWPVIDVDENTNVNDSLYHQPEGTFLFEMSTVPSQAKYNNTYHNDPFHHFLETIPEQRIFESNDITLNTSPNSPKLSAFTETEHNNNITNGLTEANVNPAASHISATQLNGSSPDLSTSGLGSSAEDDGLSYFSCQSDKFSASSSEETENNTLHVIKSAVVKNVEPSEPEDSIADTSNDLLLIDVSQQKITIHEDNWENFDLSSSEKSLTPQMPTLKSVTAKWEMESESEDTRILNSSNLYPDLLLNPLEPQLKSIVSSQLDNENGEESTVSTVDFSKDFDCFMKNTTDGMTHVSPFDELPSTVTSLHITTSSPDAKHDLLDASFENTDFGKPEADVPFSYFSDFLDIGHIENSPRQVFDSNLLQAQTSDQNSRNFLQSLYVSSDMQDYQTCDFHPSFKVFGFSDQNKSLHSANSTICGDLSDIQTTTGVVSSLEDCKNGFMSSEKEISQTSGFKESLNWTKDKMENLETRLTVRDGLQILPAPLPDSDMSCNPKDLNNGELKNQHGTLPDMFSNCAHGHDATLHRSQSEGALTPSFNKILLPSFGSNPSLIQRSFSALVDPDFPMPISFASPLIPESNSTPVALCALSPLANISATMPLSPAQGSAPKPVLDKTEQQWEAANQQSSLHPVKPLTTAMLAEEKRSVLATGLEKLKSTIHPGRSSQTTEQEMDRRKSLTEGAGSYYHLTHSELITLLVQREAELEKQKAEFEHQKRLLAKREVELKKLKPQVKDLEDYIDTLLVRIMEQKPTLLQVRSKFK from the exons GTGGTACCGGCTTAACTCTAAGACGggaaagaaggagaaggagaggggAGACATCCAAGTCACCATCCAGTTCACCCGAAACAACTTGACAGCCAGCATGTACGACCTTGTCATGAAGGACAAGGGAGCCTCCACCTTCAGCAAGCTGAAAGAGCGCATGAGGGGGAAGAGGAGATCCAGTGAAGATGACTCCTCTTCATCCGTCCTCCCGGGGGGTGGATATGGCTCTCTGTACCGCATGCGCCAAAGACTGCCAAgcgatggaggaggagaggaagattATGAGGATGATGAGGGGGGCGAAGTCCGACGGAGTAAGATGAGGACCTTCTTTTTGAGGGGAAAGTTGCGGAAATCATCGGACACTCGCTCCAGTACTTCTCTGGGCTCGGAGAGCAGTGAGTCATCATCACGAGGTGGAAGCCTCAGTCCCACAGCTGGGATCAGTGTGGTGGTGTCTGACCTTTCCAACTCCCCcagtaacagcagcaacttcaCCGCAGACAACAGTCCAG AGCACACGACCAACACGTCACCCAAGTCGTCCTCTCTCAAATGTGAGTTTGGTCATGAGACTAGTGAAGTCATCATTGCAGTGCCTCAGCCCACTGTTTGCGTTAACGAAAGCCATGCTTATGTCAAGCCCCTGGACCAAGGCTcaggaaaacctgcaggttcTTTAGGCCTGGGACTGTTGCAGAAGTCTTTGCCCCTCTCAGTCTCTTTACAGAACCTCAGTACACGGGCCTGTAGCGACCTCCCCAAAGGCCTTGTTGGAGATGGACGGCGCTGGTCTTTTGACAGGCCTGGTGAGGAGGAGAAAGCTGCCATAGCAGCAGCCCTGGAGAAAAGTGGCCCCAAGCagggtgaggaagaggagtggctgaaacaaaaatctgccTCAACTTCTTCTGCTTTGAAGGCGGAGTCAGAGACCCAGGGGAAAAAGCAGAGGAAGAACTTGTTCTCACATGGGCGGGGTGAATCTGGAGGTAAGGGTCAGAGTCGGTCGAAGGACGAGTCTGAACAGGTCTCTGCTGCCTCTCAGGAGAAACACAAGGGTTGGTTTGGATCAAAAGACCCACACAGCAAACCCAG CCTGGTGGTCTTCACTAAACTAGAGCCCAGCACTGACCCCAAACCACCACCTTTTCTACCTAGCCACCACCCCTTGGGTCCCCTCGTAGATTCTGCCTCTGTGATTTCTACATTGCACCACATTAACCCCTTCTGCCATTCCCAGACCGCACTCCTTCTTATATCCCCCTGTAACCCATTCTACTCCCTCCAGCAGCACAATCCGTTCTATGAAGATATACTAACCACTCAGCTCCTAAAAACGTCACCGCCTCCTTTGCCTTATCTTTCCAGCTCCAGGCCCCCCATTACTCTACTCTTTCCACAGCCAAGTAACCCTATCCTGACCCATGATAACCCAGCTGTAGAGGACATCATCATGGACACTGATCCAAACAGCAAAGTGACATCCAAAGTTGAAGAAAGACCTCTTTCTCCAGTTCCCATGGAAAGGAAGGAACCTCTTTGCCAAAAGTCATCAAACCCTTTCATGTCTGACCCTGATTCGGAATGGAATGAAAATTTTGCAGCATTTGCAGCTTGCAGGCTGCACTCCACTGAGGACCTCACTACAGAATGCAGAACACAACAAAATGCAGTCAGTGACCATCCACTGGAACACTACTATAATAAAAGCGAGTTATGGCCCGTCATAGATGttgatgaaaacacaaatgttaatgACTCTCTGTATCATCAACCAGAgggcacatttttatttgagatGTCTACAGTTCCCAGTCAGGCAAAGTACAATAACACTTATCACAATGACccttttcatcattttcttgAAACAATCCCAGAGCAGAGAATCTTTGAGAGCAACGACATAACTTTAAACACTTCTCCTAATTCTCCAAAACTGAGTGCTTTCACTGAAACTGAACACAACAACAATATTACTAATGGTTTAACTGAAGCTAACGTTAATCCAGCTGCCTCTCACATCTCAGCCACACAACTAAATGGCAGCTCTCCAGATCTTAGTACTTCTGGCCTCGGCAGTTCAGCAGAAGATGATGGCCTCTCCTATTTTTCCTGTCAGTCTGACAAATTTTCTGCATCATCCTctgaggaaactgaaaacaatacCCTCCACGTCATAAAGTCAGCTGTGGTAAAAAATGTAGAGCCCTCAGAGCCTGAAGACAGTATTGCTGACACGTCAAATGATCTTCTTTTGATCGATGTTTCCCAACAAAAGATAACTATTCATGAAGATAACTGGGAAAATTTTGATTTGAGCAGTTCAGAGAAGTCTTTGACGCCTCAGATGCCAACACTCAAATCTGTAACTGCAAAATGGGAAATGGAAAGTGAAAGTGAAGATACTCGTATACTAAACTCTTCCAATTTGTACCCTGACCTGTTGTTAAATCCATTGGAACCTCAGCTAAAATCCATTGTTTCTTCACAGTTGGACAATGAAAATGGAGAAGAAAGTACAGTTTCTACTGTTGATTTTTCTAAGGATTTTGATTGCTTCATGAAAAATACTACAGATGGGATGACTCATGTGTCTCCATTTGATGAATTACCTTCCACAGTAACATCATTACACATCACAACTTCTTCTCCGGATGCCAAGCATGATTTGTTGGATGCATCATTTGAGAATACTGATTTCGGAAAGCCGGAAGCTGATGTTCCGTTTAGCTATTTTAGTGATTTTCTTGATATCGGCCACATTGAGAACAGTCCTCGTCAAGTCTTCGACAGTAATTTGTTACAAGCACAGACATCTGATCAAAATAGCAGAAACTTTCTTCAAAGCCTTTATGTCAGCAGCGACATGCAGGATTATCAAACATGTGATTTTCACCcatctttcaaagtttttggTTTCTCAGACCAGAACAAGTCTCTGCACTCTGCAAACTCAACTATCTGTGGGGACTTAAGTGACATTCAGACAACCACTGGTGTTGTTTCATCACTAGAAGATTGTAAGAATGGATTCATGTCATCTGAGAAAGAAATTAGCCAAACCAGTGGTTTCAAAGAATCCCTCAATTGGACTAAGGACAAGATGGAAAATCTTGAGACACGCCTCACAGTCAGAGATGGATTACAAATCCTGCCTGCACCACTGCCAGACTCTGATATGAGCTGTAATCCAAAAGATCTCAACAATGGAGAGTTGAAGAATCAGCATGGCACTTTACCTGACATGTTTTCAAATTGTGCCCATGGACATGATGCTACACTTCACCGTTCCCAGTCTGAGGGTGCACTGACACCTAGCTTTAACAAAATTCTCCTGCCATCTTTTGGGAGCAATCCCAGTCTGATACAGAGGTCTTTCTCAGCTCTGGTTGACCCTGACTTCCCCATGCCTATCTCCTTTGCTTCTCCTCTAATTCCTGAAAGCAATAGCACTCCTGTAGCTCTCTGTGCCCTCTCTCCCCTTGCAAACATCTCAGCCACAATGCCTCTTAGCCCAGCACAAGGTAGCGCACCAAAACCAGTACTGGACAAGACAGAGCAGCAGTGGGAAGCAGCCAACCAGCAGAGCAG CCTTCACCCAGTGAAGCCCCTGACAACTGCCATGCTGGCTGAGGAGAAGCGGTCAGTGCTGGCCACCGGCCTGGAGAAGCTCAAGTCCACCATCCATCCAGGGAGGAGCAGCCAGACCACAGAGCAGGAGATGGACAGGAGGAAG TCTCTGACAGAAGGAGCAGGCTCATACTACCACCTGACTCACAGCGAACTCATCACCCTTCTGGTGCAACGCGAGGCCGAACTGGAGAAGCAGAAAGCGGAGTTTGAGCATCAGAAACGTTTGCTGGCAAAGAGGGAGGTGgagttgaagaagctgaaaccacAAGTCAAAGACCTGGAGGACTACATTGACACGCTGCTGGTGCGCATCATGGAGCAGAAGCCAACACTTCTGCAAGTGCGCTCCAAGTTCAAGTGA